In Lathamus discolor isolate bLatDis1 chromosome 1, bLatDis1.hap1, whole genome shotgun sequence, the following are encoded in one genomic region:
- the PLRG1 gene encoding pleiotropic regulator 1, producing the protein MVEEVQKHSVHTLVFRSLKRTHDMFVADNAKPIPLDDESHKVKMAVKLRTEYGSVLHMPTLKENLREKGASNTGDPYGHKQYSGNQGQEIEYLITGTHPYPPGPGVALTADTKVQRMPSESAAQSLAVALPASQSRLDASRTAAGVGDIYRHAGMPERSQPPGMSVAMVEAGGNKNSALMAKKAPTMPKPQWHPPWKLYRVISGHLGWVRCIAVEPGNQWFVTGSADRTIKIWDLASGKLKLSLTGHISTVRGVIVSARSPYLFSCGEDKQVKCWDLEYNKVIRHYHGHLSAVYGLDLHPTIDVLVTCSRDSTARIWDVRTKASVHTLSGHTNAVATVKCQAAEPQIITGSHDTTIRLWDLVAGKTRVTLTNHKKSVRAVVLHPRHYTFASGSPDNIKQWKFPDGNFIQNLSGHNAIINTLAVNSDGVLVSGADNGTMHLWDWRTGYNFQRVHAAVQPGSLDSESGIFACVFDQSESRLLTAEADKTIKVYKEDDTATEETHPVSWKPEIIKRKRF; encoded by the exons gAAGTCCAAAAGCATTCTGTGCACACACTTGTGTTCAGATCTTTGAAGAGGACTCATGATATGTTTGTAGCTGATAATGCCAAGCCTATCCCGTTAGATGATGAAAG TCACAAAGTAAAGATGGCAGTCAAGTTACGTACGGAGTATGGCTCAGTATTACACATGCCTACTCTTAAAGAAAACTTGAGAGAGAAAGGAGCTTCAAACACCGGGGATCCTTATGGACACAAACAGTACTCTGGAAATCAAG GACAAGAAATTGAGTATTTGATAACTGGCACACATCCATATCCACCTGGGCCTG gtGTGGCTCTGACAGCAGACACTAAGGTACAGAGGATGCCTAGTGAATCTGCAGCACAGTCCTTAGCTGTGGCACTTCCTGCTTCTCAATCCAG GTTGGATGCAAGTCGGACAGCTGCTGGTGTGGGTGATATTTACAGGCATGCTGGGATGCCTGAGCGTTCACAGCCTCCTGGGATGTCCGTG GCTATGGTGGAAGCTGGTGGAAACAAAAATTCTGCATTAATGGCAAAGAAGGCTCCAACCATGCCCAAACCTCAGTGGCATCCACCTTGGAAACTGTACAGA GTTATCAGTGGTCACCTGGGCTGGGTGAGATGTATTGCAGTAGAACCAGGAAATCAGTGGTTTGTTACCGGCTCTGCTGACAGAACCATAAAG ATCTGGGACCTTGCTAGTGGCAAATTGAAATTGTCTTTGACGGGACACATCAGTACTGTGCGAGGGGTGATAGTAAGTGCAAGAAGTCCATACCTCTTTTCTTGTGGAGAAGACAAACAAGTGAAATGCTGGGATCTTGAGTACAATAAG GTTATTAGGCATTACCATGGTCATCTCAGTGCTGTGTATGGTTTAGACCTGCATCCAACAATAGATGTACTGGTAACGTGTAGCAGAGATTCAACAGCACGA ATCTGGGATGTAAGGACAAAAGCCAGTGTGCACACACTATCAGGACACACAAATGCAGTAGCGACAGTGAAGTGCCAGGCTGCAGAACCACAAATTATTACAG GCAGTCATGATACTACCATACGGCTCTGGGATTTAGTGGCAGGAAAAACTCGTGTTACTTTAACAAATCACAAGAAATCTGTTAGAGCAGTAGTGCTGCACCCAAGACA ttacaCATTTGCGTCTGGTTCTCCAGATAATATTAAGCAGTGGAAATTCCCAGATGGAAATTTCATTCAGAACCTCTCTGGTCACAATGCTATTATCAACACCCTGGCTGTAAATTCCGATGGTGTTCTGGTCTCAGGag ctgACAATGGTACAATGCATCTTTGGGACTGGAGAACTGGATACAATTTCCAGAGAgtacatgcagctgtgcagccGGGCTCTTTGGACAGTGAATCAGGAATATTTGCGTGTGTTTTTGACCAGTCAGAAAGCAGACTGCTAACTGCTGAAGCTGATAAGACCATCAAAGTATACAAAGAAGATGATACTGCG acTGAAGAAACTCATCCTGTCAGCTGGAAGCCAGAAATTATCAAGAGAAAGCGATTTTAG